In Helianthus annuus cultivar XRQ/B chromosome 8, HanXRQr2.0-SUNRISE, whole genome shotgun sequence, a single genomic region encodes these proteins:
- the LOC110870422 gene encoding protein FAR1-RELATED SEQUENCE 5-like, which yields MYVKYAKECGFSVRKGTTKTNSKGVLHIKYFLCTRAGVYKDKKVDTLDPNQKERVVRSNFSKRTDCGALLCVEFEDGFWKVYKFVKEHNHELVERPDKHFLPTKRHLTQLQKHVIHSMSKLNLGPVKAFNVMKTCFGGFEDVGTSKPNFSYVYITDEENRLKGHFWCNDQAKRNYHVFGDVISFDATHRSNKYSMVFVPFTGIDNHHFNVTFGAALLASETADTFVTDQDPAMKKAISVVFVDTRHRLCMWHVMHKLSLKVGVRLCNSINFKERIYGVVWTDILTPEEFESEWEVVIAEFNLEDNDWLSDIFALRESWIPAYYRMEHMSGLMRTTSRQTFYAWRYRDIVFGIFQIVAPPASSRGRFAEITGQYKNDKNPIRVPVGYKSKGSGSRKRLKSKQEIAVDKKKSKPKPGAKERQCQNCKAYGHYASTCKQAVIKRRSTRSSRASEE from the exons ATGTATGTTAAGTATGCCAAGGAGTGTGGGTTTTCAGTCAGGAAAGGGACTACAAAGACAAACTCTAAAGGTGTCTTACATATTAAGTATTTCTTGTGTACGAGAGCTGGGGTATATAAGGACAAGAAGGTTGATACGTTGGACCCCAATCAAAAGGAGCGAGTAGTGCGATCTAACTTTTCAAAGAGGACTGATTGTGGTGCACTGTTATGTGTAGAATTTGAGGATGGATTTTGGAAGGTGTATAAGTTTGTCAAGGAGCACAATCATGAACTTGTTGAACGTCCTGATAAACATTTTCTTCCAACTAAACGACACCTCACTCAGCTCCAGAAGCATGTTATACACAGCATGTCTAAGCTGAATTTGGGTCCTGTCAAggcgtttaatgttatgaagactTGTTTTGGCGGTTTTGAAGATGTGGGCACAAGCAAA CCTAATTTCTCGTATGTTTACATCACAGACGAAGAGAATCGTTTGAAGGGTCATTTTTGGTGTAACGATCAAGCCAAACGTAATTACCACGTGTTTGgtgatgtgatttcgtttgacgCCACGCATCGTTCCAACAA ATACTCTATGGTGTTTGTACCGTTCACGGGTATAGACAATCATCACTTCAATGTTACATTTGGTGCAGCATTGTTGGCGTCGGAAACTGCTGATAC TTTTGTCACTGACCAAGATCCAGCGATGAAGAAGGCTATTTCTGTTGTATTTGTTGACACGAGGCATCGGTTATGCATGTGGCATGTGATGCATAAACTTTCTCTGAAG GTTGGTGTTAGGCTATGCAATTCCATCAATTTTAAAGAACGTATCTATGGTGTTGTGTGGACGGATATTCTCACACCTGAAGAGTTTGAATCAGAATGGGAAGTGGTTATTGCAGAATTCAATTTAGAAGATAATGACTGGCTATCTGATATTTTTGCACTTAGGGAATCTTGGATCCCTGCATACTATAGAATGGAGCATATGTCTGGTCTTATGCGAACGACATCCAG ACAAACATTCTATGCATGGCGTTATAGAGATATTGTTTTTGGCATTTTTCAG ATTGTTGCTCCTCCCGCTAGTTCTAGGGGTAGATTTGCCGAGATAACTGGTCAATATAAAAACGACAAGAATCCTATAAGAGTCCCTGTAGGTTATAAATCAAAAGGTTCTGGTTCTCGGAAGCGCCTGAAATCTAAACAGGAGATAGCAGTCGACAAAAAGAAATCAAAGCCGAAACCCGGGGCCAAAGAAAGACAGTGTCAGAACTGCAAAGCCTATGGGCACTACGCATCAACATGCAAACAGGCCGTAATTAAAAGAAGATCGACAAGGTCTTCGAGAGCCAGTGAagagtag
- the LOC118480904 gene encoding uncharacterized protein LOC118480904 yields the protein MFRNNSSVSQSGSSNQIVSSASPASVQNAGKASAAASASAHSTNNEMMAFFASQSKEKLDIAASVINCLNAFLAGKLDPPKWSQDDLSQIHPDDVEEMDITWQMAMAAFRAQKFVKKTGKNRWGNAWNGASKVPFNLRCYNCHEEGHYARNCPKPPMNRDQNPTIPAQPATPNRERALVSTTSIADAAASGSPQPQGLAQALVVQPNVNFDWSSEIERLNISAPDNQAATSNIAFMTSNEHDPEPQEETAADDFAFMTQILSAPVKGLTKEEMIAQK from the exons ATGTTTCGCAATAATTCCTCTGTCTCTCAATCTGGATCCTCAAATCAAATCGTCTCTTCAGCTTCTCCAGCTTCAGTTCAAAATGCTGGAAAGGCTTCTGCTGCTGCCTCTGCTTCTGCTCACTCTACGAACAATGAGATGATGGCATTTTTCGCAAGTCAGTCAAAGGAAAAGCTAGACATAGCAGCTTCTGTaatcaactgtttgaatgctttTCTTGCAGggaagcttgatccaccaaagtggAGTCAAGATGATTTGTCACAGATTCAtccagatgatgttgaagaaatggatatCACCTGGCAAATGGCAATGGCGGCATTCAGAGCTCAAAAGTTTGTGAAGAAAACGGGTAAAAACAGGTGGGGTAACGCTTGGAATGGAGCTTCTAAAGTGCCCTTCAATCTTCGCTGTTAcaactgtcatgaggaaggaCACTATGCTAGGAACTGCCCGAAGCCACCCATGAACAGAGATCAGAATCCTACTATTCCTGCACAACCAGCTACTCCTAATCGAGAAAGGGCTCTTGTGTCTACTACAAGTATAGCAGATGCAGCTGCCTCTGGAAGTCCACAGCCGCAGGGATTAGCACAAGCGCTGGTGGTGCAGCCAAATGTCAACTTTGACTGGTCTTCTGAGATTGAGCGTCTGAACATATCAGCTCCAGATAATCAAGCTGCAACTTCTAACATTGCTTTCATGACCTCAAACGAGCATGACCCTGAGCCACAGGAAGAGACTGCTGCTGACGATTTCGCTTTCATGACTCAAATCCTGTCAGCACCTGTcaaaggtctcaccaaagaagag atgatagctcAGAAGTAA